A window of Castanea sativa cultivar Marrone di Chiusa Pesio chromosome 1, ASM4071231v1 contains these coding sequences:
- the LOC142622212 gene encoding uncharacterized protein LOC142622212 codes for MQIKDEGSLTFPGKLKGDPNKRSRDKYCHFHRDHGHDTSECYNLKQQIEALIRQGKLQRFVSKEKTDPPQEQGPRRESEHPKPPVRDRRTIIGGTAAPCSTKKAHKTYLRLVQNVQLTGLVPRMARMNDPVIGFSKEDTRRLHHPYDDALVVSIRIGDYNTHRVLIDNCSSANILYY; via the coding sequence ATGCAGATAAAGGATGAAGGGTCGCTAACATTTCCTGGCAAGTTGAAGGGTGATCCCAATAAGAGGTCCAGGGACAAATACTGTCACTTCCATCGCGACCATGGTCATGATACTTCCGAGTGTTACaacttgaagcaacagatagAAGCCCTGATCAGGCAGGGGAAGTTACAGAGGTTCGTAAGCAAAGAAAAGACAGACCCACCGCAAGAGCAAGGCCCTAGAAGGGAAAGCGAGCACCCCAAGCCACCCGTCAGGGACAGAAGAACGATTATAGGGGGCACAGCAGCTCCCTGTTCAACCAAAAAGGCGCACAAAACGTACCTCAGGCTGGTCCAAAATGTCCAGCTAACAGGATTGGTCCCAAGGATGGCGCGCATGAACGACCCAGTGATCGGATTCTCAAAAGAAGACACTCGACGTCTCCACCACCCATATGATGACGCACTTGTCGTAAGCATACGGATTGGTGATTACAACACTCACAGGGTCTTGATAGATAACTGTAGCTCTGCTAATATACTTTACTACTAG
- the LOC142622221 gene encoding uncharacterized protein LOC142622221, whose protein sequence is MATNNNAQGDEPRTVVLEKQIQTLAAAVEHLTKQNREGSEGNNVVSRPTAIDVAPPNLVADIQMMREQMDLMMHALKGRVSSDLNDLVHRTDSPFTAPITSFPLPPKFCMPQIEAYDGSKDPLDHLKMFKTFMHLQGVADEIMCRVFPTTLKGPARVWFSRLTPNSISTFKELSAQFALHFIGEHRYKKSTACLMNIRQQEDETLRSYINRFNKEALSIDEADDKLLVAAFTNRLRNGKFLFSLYKNNPKTMSDVLYRATKYMNAEDALLARGRKA, encoded by the exons ATGGCAACCAACAACAATGCCCAAGGAGACGAGCCACGCACCGTAGTTCTTGAGAAACAGATCCAGACACTAGCAGCGGCGGTTGAACACCTTACCAA GCAGAATCGAGAAGGGTCGGAAGGCAATAATGTTGTGAGCAGGCCAACAGCCATAGATGTTGCCCCACCAAACCTGGTCGCAGATATACAGATGATGAGAGAGCAGATGGACTTGATGATGCACGCTCTCAAAGGGAGGGTGTCAAGCGATCTTAACGATCTGGTGCACAGGACAGATTCGCCTTTCACCGCACCTATTACTTCGTTCCCTCTACCTCCAAAGTTTTGTATGCCACAGATAGAGGCCTATGACGGGTCGAAAGACCCCTTAGATCACCTAAAGATGTTTAAAACCTTCATGCATCTGCAAGGTGTAGCAgacgaaatcatgtgtaggGTCTTTCCCACCACCTTGAAGGGTCCCGCAAGAGTGTGGTTTAGCAGGCTGACACCAAACTCCATCAGCACTTTCAAGGAGTTAAGTGCCCAGTTCGCCTTGCACTTTATCGGCGAACATAGGTACAAAAAGTCAACCGCGTGCCTGATGAACATTAGGCAGCAAGAGGATGAAACGCTAAGATCTTACATCAACCGTTTCAATAAGGAAGCACTCTCAATTGATGAGGCCGACGACAAGTTACTCGTGGCAGCATTCACTAACAGACTACGAAATggtaagtttttgttttctctataCAAGAACAATCCAAAAACTATGTCGGATGTGCTTTACAGGGCTACCAAATACATGAATGCGGAGGACGCGCTACTTGCGCGGGGAAGAAAAGcctag
- the LOC142622232 gene encoding uncharacterized protein LOC142622232, whose amino-acid sequence MFFSKEDARGVKQPHDDPLVIMLTIEGFNTRRIFVDNGSFADIIYLSTFQQLRLDPKRLRPFESPLVSFSGDRVYPKDIVTLTITVGSYPWQLTRQMDFLVVDCPSSYNMIVGRPSLNRWKTTTSTYFLKVKFPTENGVGEVKGDQVLARECYQAMLAAKENHTWMINEREEDKAEALKIVELVEGETTKKTRIGTDLSPEMKMRLVRFFKENMDVFAWSHEDMPSISPKVIQHRLNVDPEKKPVQQRRRVFALELNQAITKEVNKLLSAGFIREVYYPDWLANVVIVKKANGKWRMSNLSEANPISVMTNQPIKKSMNKLEVAGRMIQWVIKLSQFNIEYHLRTTINV is encoded by the exons ATGTTCTTCTCTAAAGAAGATGCCAGAGGAGTAAAGCAACCCCATGACGACCCCTTGGTCATAATGCTCACGATAGAAGGGTTCAACACCAGGAGAATCTTCGTGGACAATGGCAGCTTCGCGGACATCATCTACCTTTCCACTTTTCAACAGTTGAGGCTAGATCCAAAAAGACTACGCCCTTTTgagtcccccctcgtcagcttcaGTGGAGACAGAGTTTATCCCAAAGACATAGTGACGTTAACAATCACAGTAGGGTCTTATCCATGGCAGCTGACCCGTCAGATGGATTTCCTGGTGGTAGATTGCCCCTCTTCATACAATATGATAGTTGGAAGGCCTTCACTCAATCGATGGAAGACAACCACTTCCACGTATTTCTTGAAGGTGAAATTCCCGACGGAAAATGGTGTAGGCGAAGTAAAGGGAGATCAAGTACtggccagagaatgctaccaggcCATGTTAGCTGCAAAAGAAAACCATACATGGATGATCAATGAGAGGGAAGAAGATAAGGCGGAAGCCCTAAAGATAGTGGAGTTGGTCGAAGGAGAAACAACAAAGAAGACTAGAATAGGGACGGATTTGAGTCCCGAGATGAAGATGAGACTTGTCCGATTCTTTAAAGAAAACATGGAcgtcttcgcatggagtcacgaggacatgccaaGCATATCCCCAAAGGTCATCCAGCATAGGCTAAATGTGGACCCCGAGAAGAAGCCCGTCCAACAAAGACGACGGGTCTTCGCTTTAGAATTGAACCAAGCAATTACAAAAGAAGTTAACAAGTTGTTATCAGCAGGCTTTATTCGAGAGGTCTACTACCCAGATTGGCTCGCCAACGTTGTTATAGTGAAGAAGgcgaatggaaaatggagaat GAGCAACCTATCAGAG GCGAACCCCATCTCAGTGATGACGAACCAACCCATTAAGAAGTCCATGAACAAGCTTGAGGTAGCTGGTAGAATGATCCAGTGGGTAATCAAGCTTAGCCAGTTCAACATTGAGTACCACCTCAGGACAACCATTAACGTGTAG
- the LOC142622240 gene encoding uncharacterized protein LOC142622240: MEAKDSRMGSYAWRSILIGRWKPPPSDYFKINFDGATFPKEKKYGIGVVIRDNRGLVIASCSKVVHQMLGCSDIEATAEAWALNFASDVGVRRAVLEGDSMAVITGLREDEKVLVPYGLLLEDAKFFSQQFDELLYFHTKREGNNLAHSLAKYAIGILDFLVWMEDAPSQLYFVFQTDLSGFY; encoded by the exons ATGGAGGCTAAGGACTCAAGAATGGGTTCTTATGCATGGAGGAGTATACTCATTGGGAG GTGGAAGCCTCCCCCATcggattattttaaaattaatttcgaTGGGGCGACTTTCCCAAAGGAGAAGAAATATGGTATAGGTGTAGTCATTAGAGATAATAGAGGTCTAGTAATTGCATCATGTTCGAAGGTGGTTCACCAGATGCTAGGCTGTTCTGATATCGAAGCTACGGCTGAGGCGTGGGCTCTAAATTTCGCATCAGACGTGGGTGTGAGGAGGGCTGTGTTAGAGGGAGACTCCATGGCAGTTATTACAGGTTTAAGGGAGGATGAGAAGGTGTTGGTGCCATACGGACTACTATTGGAGGATGCAAAGTTTTTTTCTCAACAATTTGATGAGCTGCTTTACTTTCATACAAAGAGGGAAGGCAACAATTTAGCGCATAGTCTGGCTAAATATGCAATAGGCATTCTAGATTTTCTAGTTTGGATGGAAGATGCTCCATCACAGCTTTATTTTGTATTCCAAACCGATTTATCGggcttttattaa